Sequence from the Streptomyces peucetius genome:
GACGGGTCGGCGGCCGCCGAGCTGACACCGGGCGCGTACCGGATCACCGGCGACGTCGATCCGCAGCTGCTGGCGACCGTCACCTCCTGGTGCGCCCAGCACGGCGTGCTGCCGCACGGCATCTCGGTGGAACGGCACACCCTCGAAGACGTCTTCCTCGAACTGACGGGCAAGGAGCTGCGCGCATGAGCGCCGGTACGTACACGCCGAAGCCGGGTGCCGCGCCGCTGACCCGCATGATCACCGCACAGGCCGCCTTCGAGACGAAGATGCTGCTGCGCAACGGTGAGCAGCTGCTGCTCACTGTGATCATCCCGTCACTTCTGCTCGTCCTGTTCTCCACCGTCGACATCATCGACACCGGAGAGGGCGCGGCGGTCGACTTCCTCGCCCCCGGCGTCCTCGCCCTCGCCGTCATGTCCACCGCCTTCACGGGCCAGGCCATCGCGACCGGCTTCGAACGGCGCTACGGCGTCCTCAAGCGGCTCGGGGCCTCACCGATCCCCCGCTGGGCCCTGATGACGGCGAAGACGCTCTCCGTCCTGGTGACCGAGGTCCTCCAGATCGTGCTGCTGACCGTGATCGCGTTCGCGCTCGGCTGGTCCCCGCACGGCGGCCCGCTGTCCGTGGTGCTGCTGCTCGTCCTCGGCACCGCGGCCTTCTCCGGCCTCGGGCTGCTGATGGCGGGCGCGCTCAAGGCCGAGGTGACCCTGGCCGCCGCCAACCTCGTCTTCCTGCTGCTGCTCGTCGGCGGCGGGGTGATCGTGCCGCTGGACAGGTTCCCCGGCGGCGTCGCCTCCGTGCTCGGATGGCTGCCGATCTCGGCGCTCTCCGAGGGGCTGCGGGACGTGCTCCAGCACGGCGCCGGCATGCCGTGGGGCAATCTGGGCATCCTCGCCCTCTGGGCGGTGCTCGGACTGGGCGCGGCCGCCCGGACCTTCCGCTGGGAGTGACACGCGCGCCAGGATGACCCTGCCGAGACCCGCACGGTGGGAGGCCGGATGAAGCGCACTGCCCGCACTGCCGCACTGCGACTGGACGCGCAGTGGATGAAGGTCAGAGCCGGCCGGCCCTCCGCCTCCCCCGCGGAACGTGAGCGGATGCTGACCGATCTGATCTCCGCCCTCGCCCCGCACGCCGCGGGCGACCTCTCCCTCGCCGCCAGGCTGAGCCTGCGCTACGGGGACCTCGCCCGCCACCACTTCGACACCGGCAGGCGCACCGACGCGCTCATCGCCGTCGACCAGGCCGTCCTGCGCGGCGCCGAGCCGGCGGAGCACGACGCCGAACACGCCCGCTGGTACGCGCGGGCCCTGATCAGCCAGGCCGTCTACCTCGCCGAACCGCTCAGCGACGAACTGGGCCTGCCCCGCTACCCCTTCCAGCCGCACGGCGAGCAGCCGTGCGCCGAGGACCGCCTGGCGGGACTGGCCGCCGTCGAGGCCACCCACCGGGCGATCGCCGTCTGGGAGCGGCTCGACCGGTCCGATCCGCGCAACCGTGAGGGCCTCGCCCAGGCGTACGTCTTCCTCGGCGACCGGCTGGAGGAGCTCGGCAGGCCGGTCGACGCGGCGGAGTGGGCCGTACGGGCGGAACGCGGGTTCCACGCCGTCTGGCAGGCCCCCGACCCCGCCGAGCGCGCCCACGCCGCCGTCCTCGGCCATCTGCGGGACCAGCTGGAGCGCCGGCTGCGGCGCTGCCCGTTCGAGGGCGGCCTCACCCAGCTGCACAAGCGCGGGCTGCTGCCGGAGCGCCTGGTACCGCTGGCGGTCCTGGCGGCGCGGATCGAGGGCGTCGACCCGCAGGCGATCGCCGAGGGGCTCGGCCTCGAGCGGGCGGAGGTGGGCCGTGTCCTGCGCGCCAGGTCGTGGCGGGCGGTGTGGCGGTTCGACGTGCGCACGGCCGACGGCTCATGGGCACCGCTGGCGCACCCCTGGCGCGGGATGGACGCGGTCACCGACTGCACGGCGGAGGAGGTGGCCGCCGATCTGACGGACGCCTTCCGTACGTCGCCCGGTGTGCCGTCGGCGCCGTGGCGCTTCGCGCTGTGGTGGGAGGAGGAGGACCACCTGGACGGGTCCCGTGTCCGTACGACGTCCGAGGCGTTCGAGGAACCCGCTGCCGACCCCTCGTGAAACCGTGCACAAGCCCCCGCTTACGATAGGGGCCGTGCAGACCCCCCTCGCCCATATCGCCCAGCGCTGGACACCGTCACCCAAAGTCCTGCGGCGCGCCGCGCTTTCCGCCGTCCTGATGACCGTCGTCATCATCGTCACCGGCGGTGCCGTACGGCTGACCGGCTCCGGCCTCGGCTGCGACACCTGGCCCAAGTGCACGGACGACAGCCTCTTCGCCACGCCCGAGCAGGGCATCCACGGCGCGATCGAGTTCGGCAACCGGATGCTGACGTACGTCCTGTCGGCCGCCGTCGGCTGGGCGATCATCGCCGGGCGCTCCGTGAAGCCGCGCCGGCGCGGCCTCGGCCGGCTCGCCTGGGCCCAGTTCTGGATCGTCATGGGCAACGCCGTCCTCGGCGGCATCACGGTGTGGGCGGGCCTCAACCCGTGGACGGTGGCCGGGCACTTCCTGCTGGCGAACGTGCTGCTCACGGTCGCTACGGTGACCTGGGTACGCAGCGGTGAGGGCGACGCGGCCCCCCGCCCGCGGGTCCCGCGGCCGGTCCGCAGGCTCGCGTGGGCGATCGTCGCGGTCTCCGCGGTGCTGATCACCCTCGGCACGACCGTGACCGGCTCCGGCAAGCACGCGGGCGACAGCAGCGACGTCCCGCGCATGCCCTGGGACTGGTCCGCGGCGGCCCACATCCACGCGATCGCCGCGTGGGTGGTGTGCGCGCTGGCCGTCGCGATGTGGCTCCTCCTGCGCGTGGTCGACGCCCCCGACGACATCCGGGCCCGCGCCCGTGACCTGCTGCTGGTGGTGCTGCTGCAAGGGGCGCTCGGGTATGTGCAGTACTTCACCGGGGTGCCGGAGCTGCTGGTCGGTGCGCACATGCTCGGTTCGTCGCTGATGTGGATCGCGGTGCTGAGGCTGGCGCTGAGCCTGCGGGAACGGGAGCGGGTGTCCCCGTCGGCGACACCGACGACCGGCGACCCGGCGCTGAGCCGCGCCTGACGGGACCGGGCCGCTGCGCGGGCCCGTCCCCCACCCCGCCCCTTCCCGAACGGGCTCCGCCCGGACCCGCTTTCGGGGGCTCCGCCCCCGGGCCCCCGCCGGCGGGGCTGACTCCGCGGAACGAAATCCAGCCCGCCCGGCGTTTGAGGGCACGGCCGAAGGCCGCACGGGGTCCGGGGCGGAGTCCCGGTTCGGGAAGGGGCGGGGAGGGGACAAGCCCGCCGCAGGCGACACGCGCCCGCAGCCGTCACGCCGCCCGCGGCAACCCGTACACCCGCCCCGCGTTCCCCCACGCCAGCAGCCCCGCCACCCGCTCCGCGTCGCCCTGCGACCACGCTCCGTCCGCGACCCACCCGCCCAGGACCCGGCCCAGCGCGTCGCGGAAGGTCCGTGCGGCCACCACATGGAGCTCCGGCAGGCCCCGCGCCCCCGACGAGAACAGCAGCTTGCCGAACGGCGCGAGTTCGAGGATCTCCGCGAGTACCGCCGCCGCCCGCGCGCCCGTGCGGGCGAGGGCGGGGCCGAGGTCGACGTACACGTGCGGGTACGCGCTCGCGAGGTGCGCGGCGCTGCGGTGGT
This genomic interval carries:
- a CDS encoding ABC transporter permease; the protein is MSAGTYTPKPGAAPLTRMITAQAAFETKMLLRNGEQLLLTVIIPSLLLVLFSTVDIIDTGEGAAVDFLAPGVLALAVMSTAFTGQAIATGFERRYGVLKRLGASPIPRWALMTAKTLSVLVTEVLQIVLLTVIAFALGWSPHGGPLSVVLLLVLGTAAFSGLGLLMAGALKAEVTLAAANLVFLLLLVGGGVIVPLDRFPGGVASVLGWLPISALSEGLRDVLQHGAGMPWGNLGILALWAVLGLGAAARTFRWE
- a CDS encoding COX15/CtaA family protein — encoded protein: MGAVQTPLAHIAQRWTPSPKVLRRAALSAVLMTVVIIVTGGAVRLTGSGLGCDTWPKCTDDSLFATPEQGIHGAIEFGNRMLTYVLSAAVGWAIIAGRSVKPRRRGLGRLAWAQFWIVMGNAVLGGITVWAGLNPWTVAGHFLLANVLLTVATVTWVRSGEGDAAPRPRVPRPVRRLAWAIVAVSAVLITLGTTVTGSGKHAGDSSDVPRMPWDWSAAAHIHAIAAWVVCALAVAMWLLLRVVDAPDDIRARARDLLLVVLLQGALGYVQYFTGVPELLVGAHMLGSSLMWIAVLRLALSLRERERVSPSATPTTGDPALSRA